Proteins encoded in a region of the Solanum dulcamara chromosome 9, daSolDulc1.2, whole genome shotgun sequence genome:
- the LOC129902298 gene encoding phosphatidylinositol 4-phosphate 5-kinase 1 has protein sequence MPETLLFSNQIPEISTRKKENTKEVDEEEKETILETTTTTTTTPRSVIIIPRTKSQATSRRVIPTDGTICAASGTTSTSSNAGVVEKHLPNGDLYIGSFSGSSPHGSGKYLWKDGCMYEGEWKRGKASGKGKFSWPSGATFEGEFKSGRMEGSGTFIGSDGDMYKGSWSADRKHGYGQKYYSNGDYYEGHWKRNLQDGQGRYVWKNGNEYVGEWKTGDIHGRGVLIWANGNRYDGNWEGGGPKGNGVFTWPDGSCYIGCWSKDSKNQQHNNQILNGTFYAANSRTNSHSTVKKESVDFSAKDDVLGGFFGHKLAAPLMADEDCGMLVMNMGKKRSSVDGSRGSMTERNFPRICIWESDGEAGDITCDIIDNVEASMIYRDGFGFGRDGLKQFRRNPCCFSKEEKKPGQTISKGHKNYDLMLNLQLGIRYSVGKHSSILRDLKNSDFDPNEKFWTRFPPEGSKITPPHQSTDFRWKDYCPVVFRHLRELFQVDPADYMLAICGNDALRELSSPGKSGSFFYLTQDDRFMIKTVKKSEVKVLVKMLPSYYQHVCRYENTLVTKFYGVHCVKPVGGVKTRFIVMGNMFCSEYRIHRRFDLKGSSHGRTTDKPEGEIDETTTLKDLDLNFVFRLQRKWYEELIKQIDRDCEFLEAERIMDYSLLVGLHFRDDNTGDKMGLSPFLLRNGKSDSYQNEKFMRGCRFLEAELQDMDRVLAGRKPLIQLGANMPARAERVARRSDFDQYTPGGFCNLPPSRGEAYEVVLYFGIIDILQDYDISKKLEHAYKSLQADPASISAVDPKLYSKRFRNFIGRIFVEDR, from the exons atgcCTGAAACCCTTTTATTCTCGAACCAGATTCCTGAAATATCCACCAGAAAGAAGGAAAATACTAAGGAAGTGGATGAGGAGGAGAAAGAGACGATTCTAGAAACAACGACTACTACCACGACAACACCGAGGTCTGTTATCATCATTCCTCGGACCAAATCACAAGCAACATCTCGGAGAGTCATTCCGACAGATGGTACAATCTGTGCAGCGTCTGGAACAACCAGTACTAGCTCAAACGCCGGCGTAGTGGAAAAGCACCTTCCAAATGGAGATCTGTACATAGGTAGCTTCTCTGGAAGTTCGCCTCACGGATCCGGAAAGTATTTGTGGAAAGATGGGTGTATGTATGAAGGGGAGTGGAAAAGAGGTAAAGCATCTGGTAAGGGTAAGTTTTCGTGGCCATCTGGAGCTACATTCGAAGGTGAATTCAAGTCGGGTCGTATGGAGGGTTCCGGTACCTTTATTGGATCCGATGGGGATATGTATAAGGGTTCATGGTCCGCCGATCGGAAACATGGGTATGGGCAGAAATACTATAGCAATGGGGATTACTATGAAGGACACTGGAAAAGGAATTTACAAGATGGACAAGGAAGATATGTTTGGAAGAATGGTAACGAGTATGTTGGTGAATGGAAAACTGGGGATATTCATGGTAGAGGTGTTTTAATTTGGGCAAATGGAAATAGGTATGATGGAAATTGGGAAGGTGGTGGTCCTAAAGGTAATGGGGTTTTCACTTGGCCTGACGGGAGTTGTTATATTGGGTGTTGGAGTAAAGATAGTAAGAATCAGCAACACAATAACCAAATTCTTAATGGTACTTTTTATGCGGCAAACAGTAGAACTAACAGCCATAGCACTGTTAAGAAAGAAAGTGTTGATTTCAGTGCTAAAGATGATGTTTTGGGGGGATTTTTTGGACACAAGTTAGCAGCACCTTTAATGGCTGATGAAGATTGTGGGATGCTAGTGATGAATATGGGGAAGAAGAGGTCATCGGTGGATGGATCAAGAGGAAGTATGACAGAAAGAAATTTTCCGAGAATATGCATTTGGGAGTCAGATGGTGAAGCCGGTGACATTACTTGTGATATTATTGATAATGTAGAGGCATCCATGATTTACAGGGATGGCTTTGGGTTTGGTCGAGATGGACTTAAGCAGTTTAGGAGAAATCCTTGTTGCTTTagcaaagaagaaaagaagccAGGACAGACTATATCCAAAGGGCATAAGAATTACGATTTGATGCTCAATCTCCAGTTGGGCATTAG GTATTCAGTTGGGAAGCATTCTTCGATATTGCGGGATCTTAAAAACAGTGATTTTGATCCTAACGAGAAGTTCTGGACCAGGTTTCCACCAGAAGGGTCTAAGATTACACCCCCTCATCAATCTACTGATTTCCGTTGGAAGGATTATTGCCCAGTGGTGTTTAG ACATTTGAGAGAACTATTCCAAGTTGATCCTGCGGATTACATGTTAGCAATTTGTGGAAATGATGCTTTGAGAGAGCTTTCTTCTCCAGGGAAGAGTGGAAGCTTCTTTTATTTGACTCAGGATGATAGGTTTATGATCAAAACTGTGAAAAAATCAGAAGTCAAG GTGCTTGTTAAGATGCTTCCAAGTTACTATCAACATGTTTGTCGTTATGAAAATACCCTCGTCACAAAGTTCTATGGTGTTCATTGCGTCAAACCAGTTGGCGGTGTCAAG ACAAGGTTCATTGTGATGGGCAACATGTTCTGCTCAGAATATCGTATTCACAGACGGTTTGACCTCAAAGGTTCCTCACATGGCCGCACAACAGATAAACCCGAAGGAGAAATTGATGAAACTACTACCCTTAAGGACCTTGATCTGAACTTTGTCTTCCGTCTCCAGCGGAAATGGTATGAAGAACTGATCAA ACAAATTGATCGTGATTGTGAATTTCTGGAAGCGGAGCGAATCATGGATTACAGTCTCCTGGTTGGTCTTCACTTTCGAGATGATAATACGGGTGACAAGATGGGTTTATCACCATTCCTCTTGCGTAATG GAAAGAGTGATTCCTACCAAAATGAGAAGTTCATGCGTGGCTGTCGTTTCCTTGAAGCTGAGCTACAAGACATGGATAGAGTTCTTGCTGGCCG GAAACCCTTGATTCAGTTGGGTGCTAACATGCCTGCAAGAGCAGAGCGGGTGGCACGAAGGAGCGATTTTGATCAATATACTCCCGGTGGTTTCTGTAATTTGCCCCCTTCCCGTGGGGAAGCCTACGAAGTAGTCTTGTACTTTGGGATCATTGACATTCTGCAGGATTATGATATTAGTAAGAAGCTTGAGCATGCTTACAAATCGTTGCAAGCTGACCCCGCCTCGATATCAGCTGTTGATCCAAAACTCTATTCGAAGAGGTTTCGGAATTTCATAGGCAGAATTTTTGTTGAAGACAGATGA